In Legionella cardiaca, a genomic segment contains:
- a CDS encoding FAD-dependent oxidoreductase, whose amino-acid sequence MKSITIIGSGLAGTLLSLYMARRGYEVNVFESRPDIRTEKLDRGRSINLALSCRGITGLASISLMSEVEKIMVPMFARAIHESNGEIKFQAFGRHKDEYINAIHRSELNALLLNVAEREPRIHLYFDMKLVNLDIDKKLLHFELKNHEQLTRSYDVLIGADGAGSRVREELVRRQLIVASRNFLPHGYKELSISKSYSSDFVSEHLHLWPRDSFMLLGNPNRDYSITGTLFLALEGKNSFAELDNKIAINAFFKKEFPDAYKAMPDLIGEFLNHPTGNLSTIKCAPWYFADQCLLIGDAAHGIVPFFGQGMNSAFEDCRILNELLDTYQDNWQEVMPAFFASRKPNTDAVSAMSMDNYHEIQTDIRDEKFNLKKQIEQELMHRYPEIYVSKHVLVMFTNTPYAKAKAYGELQKQLLNEICKKVRSIEEIDWNEVDDLMLQYDKNLANLNSKIKTLLT is encoded by the coding sequence ATGAAGAGCATAACCATTATTGGCTCTGGTTTAGCTGGAACGTTATTGTCGCTCTATATGGCCAGAAGAGGTTATGAAGTTAATGTATTTGAATCAAGACCTGACATTAGAACAGAAAAATTAGATCGGGGACGTTCCATTAATCTTGCTTTGTCATGCCGTGGGATTACCGGATTGGCAAGTATTAGTCTAATGTCTGAAGTTGAAAAAATTATGGTGCCTATGTTTGCAAGAGCAATCCATGAATCGAATGGCGAGATAAAGTTTCAAGCTTTTGGCCGTCATAAAGATGAATATATTAATGCCATACATCGTAGTGAGTTGAATGCTTTACTACTGAATGTTGCAGAGCGTGAGCCACGAATTCATTTATATTTTGATATGAAGTTAGTAAACCTTGATATTGATAAAAAATTATTGCATTTTGAGCTTAAAAATCATGAGCAGCTTACAAGATCGTATGACGTATTGATTGGAGCCGATGGGGCAGGTTCTCGTGTGCGAGAGGAGTTGGTTAGAAGACAACTCATTGTTGCTTCAAGAAATTTTTTACCACATGGCTACAAAGAGTTGTCTATTTCAAAAAGCTATTCTTCTGATTTTGTCTCAGAGCATTTGCACCTATGGCCGAGAGATTCCTTCATGTTATTAGGAAATCCTAATCGAGATTACTCAATTACCGGGACTTTATTCCTCGCTCTTGAGGGTAAAAATAGCTTCGCAGAACTTGATAATAAAATTGCTATTAACGCTTTCTTTAAAAAAGAATTCCCCGATGCTTACAAGGCTATGCCCGATTTAATTGGTGAATTTTTAAATCACCCAACGGGAAACTTAAGTACGATTAAGTGTGCTCCCTGGTATTTTGCAGATCAATGTCTATTGATTGGTGATGCTGCTCACGGGATAGTGCCTTTTTTTGGTCAGGGGATGAATAGCGCTTTTGAGGATTGTCGCATTCTCAATGAGCTTTTAGATACTTATCAAGATAATTGGCAAGAGGTGATGCCCGCATTTTTTGCTTCTCGTAAACCTAATACGGATGCTGTATCTGCGATGTCAATGGATAATTATCATGAAATTCAAACAGATATACGTGATGAAAAGTTCAATTTAAAAAAACAAATAGAACAAGAATTAATGCACCGCTATCCAGAGATCTATGTATCAAAACATGTTTTGGTCATGTTTACCAATACGCCTTATGCAAAAGCTAAGGCATATGGAGAGCTACAAAAACAGTTATTAAATGAAATTTGTAAAAAAGTGAGGTCAATTGAAGAGATAGATTGGAACGAAGTAGATGATTTAATGCTTCAATATGACAAAAATTTGGCGAATTTAAACTCGAAAATAAAAACTCTTTTAACTTAA